The Methylacidimicrobium sp. B4 genome contains a region encoding:
- a CDS encoding transposase, which translates to MTGTALTLRAFPDLFPDEDAARGWFERARWPDGPICPVCGCVNRACWLRTIRRWQCTACHRQFSVTAGTPMHRTHLSVNHSQREYARTDSAAGHRVHVNRVESFNGLLGRAVVGLFHFVSPKHLGRYAGEAAFRWNRKADACLERMAMLVRGGVGRTLPYRFLTGTA; encoded by the coding sequence ATGACCGGCACCGCCCTCACGCTCCGCGCCTTCCCCGATCTCTTCCCGGACGAGGACGCCGCGCGGGGGTGGTTTGAGCGCGCCCGCTGGCCGGACGGCCCGATCTGCCCGGTGTGCGGATGCGTCAACCGCGCCTGCTGGCTGCGGACGATCCGCCGCTGGCAATGCACCGCCTGCCACCGGCAGTTCTCAGTCACCGCTGGCACGCCGATGCACCGCACCCACTTGTCCGTCAACCACAGCCAACGGGAGTACGCCCGCACCGACTCCGCGGCCGGCCACCGCGTCCACGTCAACCGCGTTGAATCCTTCAACGGGCTCCTGGGACGCGCCGTGGTCGGCCTCTTCCATTTCGTCTCGCCCAAGCATCTCGGACGCTACGCCGGCGAAGCCGCCTTCCGTTGGAACCGCAAGGCCGACGCCTGCCTGGAGCGCATGGCGATGCTGGTCCGGGGCGGCGTTGGGCGCACGCTGCCTTACCGCTTTCTCACGGGAACCGCCTGA